A single window of Ananas comosus cultivar F153 linkage group 24, ASM154086v1, whole genome shotgun sequence DNA harbors:
- the LOC109728499 gene encoding uncharacterized protein LOC109728499 (The sequence of the model RefSeq protein was modified relative to this genomic sequence to represent the inferred CDS: added 79 bases not found in genome assembly), producing MTWHAWSKERSAKSSCGMTNSAIPWRSSSTAPAKLLFRLRRSFPAARVAGGGNAASSSLDAELSTELDAVASFSEIVPDTVVFDDFERFPPTAATVSSSLLLGISSLPDTKFKSAIETALADSECYEQDKSSSRMTCFLNKALVNVGADLAKLVPGRVSTEVDARLAYDTQGIIHRVHDLLKLYNEVEVSSQRLLFKIPSTWQGIEASRLLESEGIQTHLTFVYSFAQAAAAAQAGASVIQIFVGRIRDWARNHSGDPEIEAALKNGEDPGLALVKKTYNYIHKYGHKSKLMAAAVRNKQDVFSLLGIDYIIAPLKVLQSLKESITSPDEKYSFVQRLSPRSAKMYNFTEEELVKWDQLSFAAALGPAAEELLATGLEGYVNQTARVEELFGKIWPPPNV from the exons ATGACGTGGCACGCGTGGTCTAAGGAAAGAAGTGCCAAGTCATCATGTGGCATGACCAATTCC GCGATTCCATGGCGATCGTCGTCGACGGCGCCGGCGAAGCTCCTCTTCCGCCTCCGGCGATCTTTTCCGGCGGCACGCGTCGCCGGCGGCGGGAACGCCGCCTCGTCCTCCCTCGACGCCG ATTTCCTCCAACAGCTGCTACTGTCAGCTCCTCGCTGCTGCTTGGTATTTCCAGTCTTCCAGATACTAAGTTCAAG AGTGCCATAGAGACAGCATTGGCTGATAGTGAATGCTATGAGCAAGATAAGAGTAGTAGCCGTATGACCTGCTTCTTGAATAAG GCTCTGGTGAATGTTGGAGCTGACTTGGCCAAATTGGTTCCTGGACGGGTATCGACAGAAGTGGATGCTCGCTTGGCATATGACACGCAAGGAATAATTCACAGA GTGCATGATCTATTGAAGCTATACAATGAAGTAGAGGTCTCATCTCAGCGTCTACTCTTTAAAATTCCTTCAACTTGGCAA GGGATAGAGGCCTCAAGGTTGCTTGAGTCCGAGGGAATACAAACACACTTGACATTTGTTTATAG TTTTGCTCAGGCTGCAGCTGCAGCTCAAGCTGGTGCTTCTGTTATCCAGATATTTGTTGGCCGCATTAGG GATTGGGCCCGCAATCATTCTGGTGATCCTGAGATAGAGGCTGCTTTGAAAAATGGAGAAGATCCTGGGTTGGCTCTG GTGAAGAAAACATACAACTACATTCACAAATATGGGCACAAATCAAAGCTGATGGCTGCAGCAGTTCGCAACAAACAAGATGTATTTAGCCTCCTTgg GATCGACTACATAATTGCACCTCTGAAGGTGCTGCAGTCTCTGAAAGAATCCATCACCTCTCCTGATGAGAAGTATTCATTTGTTCAGAGGTTGTCTCCTCGCTCGGCGAAAATGTACAACTTCACTGAAGAAGAG CTTGTGAAGTGGGACCAACTGAGCTTCGCAGCCGCGTTAGGGCCTGCAGCGGAAGAGCTTCTTGCCACCGGGCTCGAAGGGTACGTCAATCAAACCGCACGCGTGGAAGAGCTCTTCGGGAAGATATGGCCCCCTCCCAATGTTTAA
- the LOC109728726 gene encoding monocopper oxidase-like protein SKU5, with protein MAAEAVAVAVAVVVCAAALVGTSMAGDPFAYFDWDVSYITASPLGVPQQVIAINKQFPGPVMNVTTNWNVVVNVLNSLDEPLLITWDGIQQRKNCWQDGVLGTNCPIPSGWNWTYQYQVKDQIGSFFYFPSLGLQRAAGGYGGITVNNRDVIAVPFGTPDGDFTLFIGDWYTKNHTDLRKMLDDGKDLGMPNGVLMNGKGPYRYNDSLVPAGIDYETINVEPGKTYRFRVHNVGVSTSLNFRIQDHNLLLVETEGSYTNQQNYSNLDIHVGQSYSFLVTMDQNASSDYYIVASPRFVNESLWTRVTGVAILHYSNSEGKASGPLPDPPNDFYDKTWSMNQARSIRMNVTTGAARPNPQGSFKYGSINVTQVYVLKNEPPVIIDGKRRTTLNGISYSPPDTPLRLADLYDEKGVYTLDFPTRPTDAPPSIGASVINGTYKGFMEIIFQNNDTTVQTYHMDGYAFFVVGMDYGEWTENSRGTYNKWDGVSRSTTQVFPGAWTAVLVSLDNVGIWDVRTENLDDWYLGQEVYVKVADPEGYNKTEMLAPDNVLYCGLLKDKQKAQKPHGTMSSSTDLRRGKIFTLMLLFVALIFAP; from the exons atggcggcggaggcggtggcggtggcggtggcggtggtagTGTGCGCCGCCGCTCTGGTGGGGACGTCCATGGCGGGGGACCCCTTCGCCTACTTCGACTGGGACGTCTCCTACATCACCGCGTCCCCTCTCGGCGTTCCCCAACag GTGATAGCGATCAACAAGCAGTTCCCGGGCCCTGTTATGAACGTCACCACGAACTGGAACGTGGTGGTGAACGTCCTCAACAGCTTGGATGAGCCATTGCTCATTACATG GGATGGGATCCAGCAGCGGAAGAATTGTTGGCAGGATGGGGTTTTGGGGACCAATTGCCCCATCCCTTCTGGTTGGAACTGGACCTACCAGTATCAAGTGAAGGACCAAATCGGAAGCTTCTTCTACTTCCCTTCCCTCGGCCTTCAAAGGGCGGCCGGTGGATACGGCGGCATCACTGTCAATAACCGCGACGTGATCGCTGTCCCCTTCGGAACGCCCGATGGGGATTTCACCCTGTTCATCGGGGATTGGTATACCAAGAACCACACT GATTTGAGGAAGATGCTCGATGATGGCAAGGATCTCGGGATGCCGAATGGTGTTCTGATGAACGGGAAGGGGCCATATCGGTACAACGATTCATTGGTTCCCGCTGGTATCGATTATGAGACGATCAATGTTGAACCTG GCAAAACCTATCGGTTCCGGGTCCACAATGTCGGCGTCTCGACCAGTCTCAACTTCAGAATCCAAGACCACAACTTGCTTCTCGTAGAGACGGAGGGATCATACACTAATCAACAGAACTACAGCAACTTAGATATCCATGTTGGCCAGTCCTATTCTTTCTTGGTCACAATGGATCAGAACGCGAGCAGCGACTATTACATCGTGGCGAGCCCTCGGTTTGTGAATGAGTCGCTCTGGACCCGAGTTACCGGTGTGGCCATATTGCACTACTCAAATTCCGAAGGCAAAGCTTCTGGCCCTCTTCCTGATCCTCCTAATGATTTCTATGACAAAACATGGTCGATGAATCAGGCGAGATCTATCAG GATGAATGTGACTACTGGTGCGGCTCGTCCGAATCCTCAGGGATCTTTCAAATACGGTTCAATCAATGTGACTCAGGTTTACGTGCTCAAAAATGAACCTCCTGTGATAATCGATGGGAAGCGCCGAACTACCCTAAATGGGATATCTTATTCTCCTCCCGACACTCCCTTGAGGCTCGCCGACCTCTACGATGAGAAGGGAGTGTATACACTCGACTTCCCCACAAGACCGACTGATGCACCGCCGAGCATTGGAGCCTCTGTAATTAACGGAACATACAAGGGTTTCATGGAAATCATATTCCAGAACAACGATACTACAGTTCAGACCTATCACATGGATGGATACGCATTTTTCGTAGTTGG AATGGATTATGGCGAGTGGACCGAGAACAGCCGGGGCACTTACAATAAGTGGGACGGTGTTTCTCGCAGTACAACTCAG GTTTTCCCCGGAGCATGGACTGCGGTGTTGGTCTCGCTCGACAATGTGGGCATTTGGGACGTCCGCACAGAGAATCTTGATGACTGGTACTTAGGCCAGGAGGTCTACGTAAAGGTCGCCGACCCGGAAGGTTACAACAAGACGGAGATGTTGGCGCCGGACAACGTCTTGTACTGTGGCCTTCTGAAAGATAAGCAGAA GGCGCAGAAGCCTCACGGAACGATGTCGTCTTCAACTGATTTGAGAAGGGGCAAGATTTTCACATTGATGTTGCTCTTCGTCGCACTTATCTTCGCCCCCTAG